One genomic region from Pyrobaculum islandicum DSM 4184 encodes:
- a CDS encoding ribosome assembly factor SBDS, producing MTKKVAVAKLDRGGEHFEILVDPDAALELKLGKSLGIDKILVHEEIYKDAKKGLRASEQSLKKVFGTTDIRKIAEIIIKEGEIPLTAEQRRKLIEDKKRQIIEWISRNCIDVRTRTPVPPQRVENAIEQARVSIDPFKPAEEQVQEILKEIQRIIPIKIATARISLSVSSTYAQRVKGLVVKMAKIVNERYRPDGSWEAVLELPAGLQDALISKVNDITHGDADIRILEIVY from the coding sequence ATGACGAAGAAGGTGGCGGTTGCAAAACTTGACAGAGGCGGCGAGCATTTTGAAATCCTAGTAGACCCAGATGCCGCGCTAGAGCTAAAGTTGGGGAAGTCCCTGGGGATAGATAAAATACTTGTCCACGAGGAGATATACAAAGACGCAAAAAAAGGTCTTCGCGCGTCGGAGCAGTCTTTGAAAAAAGTTTTTGGCACTACCGATATAAGAAAAATCGCTGAGATTATCATAAAGGAAGGTGAAATACCTCTTACGGCGGAGCAGAGGAGGAAACTTATTGAAGATAAGAAGAGACAGATTATCGAGTGGATTTCACGCAATTGTATTGATGTTAGGACGAGGACTCCTGTGCCTCCTCAGAGAGTTGAAAACGCTATAGAACAAGCCAGAGTGTCTATAGATCCTTTCAAACCAGCTGAGGAGCAAGTACAGGAGATTTTAAAAGAGATCCAGAGGATTATCCCTATTAAGATAGCTACTGCACGTATTTCTCTTTCCGTTTCGTCTACTTATGCCCAAAGAGTAAAGGGTTTGGTTGTAAAAATGGCGAAGATAGTAAACGAGAGATATAGACCAGATGGATCATGGGAAGCTGTATTGGAGTTGCCGGCAGGTCTACAAGATGCGTTAATTTCTAAAGTCAATGATATTACTCATGGTGATGCCGATATTAGAATACTAGAAATTGTGTACTAA
- the rrp42 gene encoding exosome complex protein Rrp42, which yields MASISPYGKRFISYLRKEQIRKLLATKYRIDGREPERIRNIEIKTSVIKTADGSAEVKLGKTHVVAGVKVSLGQPFPDAPDEGVLVVNAEVLPHASPYTEVGPPDEFAIELARVIDRGIRHCGYVDFKKLVVEGGKAYVLWVDLYVINDDGNLIDAANLAAVAALKDTQLPVVVKDEQGVKLDRNNKTPLPIEVSKAPIAVSVGKIGGVLFLDPTFEEELSLDGRITFTISEDRIVAVQKTIGTFTSQELEMALELAWKGKEQLITAARGVLGV from the coding sequence ATGGCGTCTATTTCACCATATGGAAAACGCTTTATCTCCTATCTAAGAAAAGAACAGATTAGGAAACTGTTAGCGACTAAATATAGAATAGATGGGAGAGAACCCGAGAGAATTAGAAATATCGAAATTAAGACTAGTGTTATTAAAACAGCAGATGGCTCTGCCGAAGTAAAACTTGGAAAAACACATGTTGTAGCTGGCGTCAAAGTGAGTCTTGGACAACCGTTTCCAGACGCACCAGATGAGGGTGTGTTAGTAGTAAATGCAGAAGTTTTGCCTCATGCATCGCCTTATACTGAGGTGGGCCCCCCTGATGAGTTTGCAATAGAGCTTGCCAGAGTAATTGACCGCGGTATTAGACATTGTGGCTATGTAGATTTCAAGAAATTGGTCGTAGAGGGAGGTAAAGCGTATGTTCTCTGGGTTGACCTTTATGTTATTAACGACGATGGAAATTTAATAGATGCGGCAAATCTTGCCGCCGTTGCTGCATTAAAAGATACTCAACTACCTGTAGTCGTGAAAGACGAACAAGGTGTAAAACTAGATCGCAATAATAAAACGCCTTTACCTATTGAGGTAAGTAAGGCCCCTATTGCGGTCTCAGTTGGTAAAATAGGAGGGGTCCTGTTTCTAGACCCAACTTTTGAAGAGGAGTTAAGCTTAGATGGGCGGATTACATTTACAATATCGGAGGATCGTATAGTGGCTGTTCAGAAGACAATAGGGACGTTTACTTCGCAAGAACTAGAGATGGCGTTAGAGTTAGCTTGGAAAGGCAAAGAGCAACTTATTACAGCAGCGAGAGGGGTCTTAGGGGTGTAG
- a CDS encoding radical SAM protein, translating to MYWTFYRPDAISIWESAVIRERLAWYSSVMRNKAPAKYHIAARLEAPQDYTEMNEEELWKLHNELGRVFDEELSRQRERPDPSLIKKTLPPASFLDVKIELAKRQLKHCMLCERRCGIDRTTKKGACLLDYKPRVASFFLHLGEEAPLVPSGTIFFTGCNFRCVYCQNWDISQYPEAGVEVTAEALAAIQVRLREEGAKNINWVGGEPTPNIPYILESMKILATKGVNVPQLWNSNMYMTPEGLSLVLHVIDIWLPDFKYGNNMCAMRYSVAPRYWEVITKNFSVICRRREDIIVRHLVLPGHLDCCTKPVLKWLAENCRHALVNIMDQYRPEYLVSKLDKYREIRRRVSEREMEEAYRYADSLGLTWREVSR from the coding sequence ATGTATTGGACCTTTTATAGACCTGACGCAATTTCCATATGGGAAAGCGCTGTTATAAGGGAAAGGCTTGCGTGGTACTCTTCGGTAATGCGTAATAAGGCGCCTGCTAAATATCATATAGCAGCCAGGCTTGAGGCTCCACAGGATTATACCGAGATGAATGAAGAAGAGCTTTGGAAACTCCACAATGAATTAGGGCGTGTTTTTGATGAGGAGTTAAGTCGCCAGAGAGAGCGGCCGGACCCATCTCTTATAAAAAAGACACTACCGCCCGCATCGTTTCTTGACGTAAAAATAGAACTTGCTAAAAGACAGCTAAAGCATTGTATGCTCTGTGAGAGAAGATGCGGTATAGATAGAACCACAAAGAAAGGCGCTTGTCTTCTAGATTACAAACCCCGGGTTGCAAGCTTCTTTCTCCACCTGGGCGAAGAAGCCCCATTGGTGCCTTCGGGCACAATCTTCTTCACAGGGTGCAACTTCCGTTGTGTATATTGCCAAAACTGGGATATCTCACAATATCCAGAAGCCGGAGTGGAAGTTACAGCAGAAGCCTTAGCTGCTATACAAGTAAGGCTAAGAGAGGAGGGAGCCAAAAATATAAATTGGGTTGGCGGAGAGCCTACTCCTAACATACCGTATATTCTGGAATCTATGAAGATTCTGGCAACCAAAGGAGTCAATGTACCTCAGCTCTGGAATTCAAACATGTATATGACACCGGAGGGTCTTTCTCTTGTTCTCCACGTAATTGACATATGGCTTCCCGACTTTAAATACGGTAATAACATGTGTGCTATGCGCTATTCGGTAGCTCCTAGATATTGGGAAGTGATTACTAAAAACTTTTCTGTTATATGTAGGCGGCGGGAGGATATAATAGTTAGACATCTAGTCCTCCCAGGCCATCTTGATTGTTGTACAAAACCAGTATTAAAGTGGCTGGCAGAAAACTGCCGCCACGCCCTTGTAAACATAATGGATCAATACAGGCCAGAATACCTCGTATCTAAGCTGGATAAATATAGGGAGATTAGAAGAAGAGTTTCAGAAAGAGAAATGGAGGAGGCCTATAGATATGCCGATTCATTGGGTCTAACATGGAGAGAGGTCAGCAGATAA
- a CDS encoding thiamine-phosphate synthase family protein: MIPVEFVVEVFIAPLKGLLAHELAEMGYSQSKIGQLLGISQPAVSAYLKNPKTYYEEKLLKIIDRRELGRLIRSTKSLVELGSVEEALRYLNNYALTLLSTLRLCRLHRVMHPMLQSCEICKDIHIYTEVVKRVETAFEILRRCNNCYKLVPKVLMNIIELDLGVGVGFPGRIYVEGTQLMVRGKPKPGASRFLTALLQEVNKIHGEIKAVANIAYVAKECIKNKLNVAEVGPSNSEEEIISNVVSVFRREVFDVIYDSGGRGIEPNAYVFGIDAIDVATKIVEIANCIS, translated from the coding sequence ATGATACCTGTCGAATTCGTAGTCGAGGTCTTCATAGCGCCTTTAAAAGGCTTGTTGGCACACGAACTAGCCGAAATGGGATATTCACAAAGCAAAATAGGGCAACTCTTAGGTATTTCGCAACCTGCTGTCAGTGCATATCTCAAAAACCCGAAGACATATTACGAAGAAAAACTTCTTAAGATAATAGACAGGAGAGAACTGGGGAGATTGATAAGATCCACAAAGAGTTTGGTTGAGTTGGGAAGTGTGGAAGAAGCACTACGTTATCTCAACAACTATGCGTTAACTCTACTTTCAACACTTAGATTATGTCGATTACATAGAGTAATGCACCCAATGTTACAAAGCTGTGAGATTTGTAAAGATATCCATATATACACTGAGGTTGTAAAAAGAGTAGAAACTGCTTTCGAGATTTTGCGTAGGTGTAATAACTGCTACAAGTTGGTGCCAAAGGTTTTAATGAATATAATAGAACTAGACCTAGGAGTCGGAGTTGGATTTCCAGGTAGAATATATGTAGAAGGAACTCAACTAATGGTGAGGGGGAAGCCTAAGCCGGGTGCTTCACGATTTTTGACAGCTCTATTACAAGAGGTGAATAAAATACACGGCGAGATCAAGGCGGTTGCAAATATCGCATACGTGGCTAAGGAATGTATTAAAAATAAACTAAATGTAGCAGAGGTAGGGCCTAGCAATAGCGAGGAGGAGATAATATCTAACGTTGTTTCAGTATTTCGTAGAGAAGTATTCGACGTCATTTATGATTCAGGAGGTCGTGGGATAGAGCCAAACGCTTACGTTTTTGGCATAGACGCCATAGATGTTGCCACAAAGATCGTGGAAATAGCCAATTGCATCTCGTAA
- the rrp4 gene encoding exosome complex RNA-binding protein Rrp4 — MHLVVPRQLVFPGDVVATAESRVEGPVYLDNGKYRSLVVGLVEFREDVVVIVPLEGTYRPKKGDLVVGYVTDVLATGWEVDVRSFMPAYLPVSEALHKHVDLETTPLTTFLNIGDVIVAKVKDVDLTDEYPIILTLKEEKVGKVERGTVIEISPVKVPRVIGKKGSMLNTLMELGCDIIVGQNGRIWIRCRDVKDEVFLASLVKKIEAESHVMGLTDRIKTEIEKWKTGKT; from the coding sequence ATGCATCTCGTAGTTCCCCGCCAGTTAGTATTTCCGGGCGATGTTGTAGCCACTGCAGAGAGTAGAGTAGAAGGGCCGGTGTACTTAGACAACGGCAAATATAGAAGCCTTGTTGTAGGTCTTGTGGAATTTAGAGAGGATGTTGTGGTCATAGTTCCATTAGAGGGCACATATAGGCCTAAAAAAGGAGATTTAGTCGTGGGGTATGTCACAGATGTGTTAGCTACAGGTTGGGAGGTCGATGTGAGGTCATTTATGCCGGCATATCTCCCTGTTAGCGAGGCGTTGCATAAACATGTCGACTTAGAGACCACGCCGCTCACAACTTTTCTCAATATCGGAGATGTAATAGTAGCAAAAGTTAAGGATGTGGATTTAACAGATGAATACCCTATCATACTTACCTTGAAAGAGGAGAAAGTGGGAAAGGTAGAGCGTGGAACGGTTATAGAGATATCCCCTGTGAAAGTTCCCCGTGTAATTGGGAAAAAAGGAAGCATGTTAAACACATTAATGGAGTTGGGTTGTGACATCATCGTAGGTCAAAACGGCAGGATTTGGATTAGGTGTAGAGATGTAAAAGACGAGGTATTTCTAGCCAGCCTAGTTAAGAAGATAGAGGCCGAGAGCCATGTGATGGGGCTCACAGATAGAATAAAAACAGAGATAGAGAAGTGGAAGACGGGCAAGACCTAG
- the rrp41 gene encoding exosome complex exonuclease Rrp41 has translation MKKPPVPLFQNGVRADGRAPDQMREVNITVGIVSNADGSAMVSYGATTAVAAVYGPREMHPRHLSLPDRGVMRVRYHMAPFSTKDERKSPTPTRREIEISKILREALEPAVVLEQYPRSRIDVFIEILQADGSTRVASLTAASLALADAGVYMRDLVIGVSVGLVDGAVVLDLNGLEDQYGEGDLPVGYMPNLKRFTLLQLDGAWTRDKFLEALNLAIKGAEFVYQKARDALKSKYMTIAEDIYGR, from the coding sequence ATGAAGAAACCTCCTGTGCCATTGTTTCAAAACGGTGTAAGAGCTGATGGAAGAGCTCCTGACCAAATGAGGGAGGTAAACATTACAGTTGGTATTGTCAGTAACGCGGATGGTTCTGCTATGGTCTCCTACGGCGCAACTACTGCTGTGGCCGCCGTATACGGGCCTAGAGAAATGCATCCACGACATCTTTCTTTACCAGATAGAGGAGTGATGCGTGTTAGATATCACATGGCGCCGTTTAGTACAAAAGATGAACGTAAGAGCCCAACACCCACTAGACGAGAGATTGAGATTAGTAAAATCTTGAGAGAAGCCTTGGAACCCGCGGTCGTATTAGAGCAATACCCTAGGTCTAGGATAGATGTCTTTATCGAAATTCTTCAAGCAGACGGCTCTACACGAGTTGCCTCGCTTACTGCCGCGTCGCTAGCTCTTGCAGATGCTGGTGTGTATATGAGAGATCTCGTAATAGGAGTGTCTGTGGGGCTTGTAGATGGCGCGGTAGTACTCGATTTAAATGGTCTCGAGGATCAGTATGGCGAGGGGGACCTCCCCGTGGGCTATATGCCGAACTTAAAGAGGTTCACCCTACTCCAATTAGATGGAGCTTGGACAAGAGACAAGTTTCTAGAGGCTCTTAACCTTGCTATTAAAGGTGCCGAGTTTGTATATCAAAAAGCTCGTGACGCGCTAAAGAGCAAATATATGACAATAGCTGAGGATATCTACGGGAGGTAA
- a CDS encoding zinc ribbon domain-containing protein, translating into MPYVEERLYSTVCPRCGAKMAEERGRVMRCPTCGFGAHRDNAPMTWRRRGTGG; encoded by the coding sequence ATTCCATATGTAGAGGAGCGACTCTACAGCACGGTCTGCCCCCGTTGTGGAGCTAAGATGGCGGAGGAGAGGGGCCGCGTAATGCGTTGCCCCACCTGCGGCTTCGGGGCACATAGAGACAACGCCCCCATGACATGGCGGAGAAGAGGTACTGGGGGCTAG
- a CDS encoding DNA topoisomerase VI subunit B, giving the protein MYSYEALPVAEWFRRNRELAGFHNPARALYQTIRELVENSLDATETYGILPNIYIRVSIEDEQKGWASVYVEDNGIGIPGNEIPNVFGRVFYSSKYKIKQHRGVFGLGLKMVVLYSQSTTNKPVYVRSSTIKSDKIYEYQIMIDTNNNSPIILDRREYPNKYKWHGTAVKVYLEGNWPAAKKRIEDYLKRTAIIAPYAEIILKSPDLELWLKRRTTKLPPPPKEGLPHPKSVDVDTVKQMLLESRNMSLLEFLTENFDAVGEGTAKAFLEWAGFNPNTKTTALTPEEIVRLVEKMKQYEGWRRPRADWLSPVGSELLEIGAKAILGAEAVFAVTRKPESYSGHPFIVEVAVAWGGQIPPVDKPLLLRYANKIPLLYDEGADVARKIVDEFNWQNYKIKFPAPLAVITHICSTKIPYASAGKEAIAEVPEIEKEIRLALRDVAKKLRLYLSRKEKEMELLNKYISLAKYVDEIAHNLSIITRLDREPLEKNLYKLIEKKIGLTIDELIKHTLSTQLTQQEETIAAA; this is encoded by the coding sequence ATATATTCTTATGAAGCTTTGCCGGTAGCCGAATGGTTTAGACGCAATAGAGAGTTAGCGGGATTCCACAATCCAGCAAGGGCACTTTATCAAACTATTAGAGAACTTGTTGAAAACTCTCTAGACGCCACGGAGACCTACGGCATTTTACCTAACATATACATCCGGGTTAGCATAGAAGATGAGCAAAAGGGGTGGGCGTCGGTATATGTAGAAGACAACGGAATAGGTATTCCAGGCAACGAAATTCCGAATGTCTTTGGCCGCGTCTTTTATAGCAGTAAATACAAGATAAAACAACATCGCGGCGTATTTGGCCTAGGCCTTAAGATGGTGGTGTTATATTCACAAAGTACTACAAATAAACCTGTATATGTCAGATCTTCAACTATTAAATCAGATAAAATATATGAATACCAAATAATGATCGATACAAATAATAACAGTCCAATTATTTTAGATAGACGAGAGTACCCTAATAAATACAAATGGCACGGCACAGCTGTCAAAGTATATTTAGAGGGCAACTGGCCTGCTGCAAAAAAGAGAATCGAAGACTATTTAAAGAGAACTGCCATCATAGCGCCGTATGCCGAAATTATACTCAAGAGTCCCGATTTAGAGTTGTGGTTAAAGAGGAGAACCACGAAATTACCACCACCGCCTAAGGAAGGATTGCCGCATCCAAAAAGCGTAGACGTAGACACTGTAAAACAAATGCTGTTAGAAAGTAGGAACATGAGTCTCTTGGAGTTTCTAACGGAAAATTTTGATGCAGTTGGCGAGGGCACAGCCAAGGCTTTTCTTGAGTGGGCAGGTTTCAACCCAAATACGAAGACTACGGCGCTAACTCCTGAGGAAATCGTAAGACTGGTTGAAAAAATGAAACAATACGAAGGTTGGCGAAGGCCTCGTGCTGACTGGCTCTCTCCGGTCGGCTCGGAACTCTTAGAAATAGGCGCGAAGGCTATTTTGGGCGCTGAGGCTGTCTTCGCGGTTACGCGTAAGCCAGAATCCTACAGCGGCCACCCCTTTATAGTTGAAGTGGCTGTGGCGTGGGGCGGCCAGATACCGCCGGTTGACAAACCCCTCTTGTTACGTTATGCTAATAAAATCCCCCTACTATACGACGAAGGTGCTGATGTTGCTAGAAAAATAGTTGATGAGTTTAACTGGCAGAACTACAAGATAAAATTCCCAGCCCCCCTTGCTGTAATTACTCATATATGTTCAACCAAGATACCATATGCATCAGCAGGTAAAGAGGCCATTGCGGAAGTACCAGAAATAGAAAAGGAGATAAGACTTGCGCTTAGAGATGTAGCAAAGAAGTTGAGACTATACTTATCACGGAAGGAGAAGGAAATGGAACTATTGAATAAATACATATCTCTAGCTAAATATGTGGATGAGATAGCACATAATCTATCGATAATTACAAGGTTAGATAGGGAACCACTAGAGAAAAACCTCTATAAATTAATTGAGAAGAAAATCGGCTTAACAATAGATGAGCTAATTAAACATACATTATCGACTCAATTAACACAACAAGAAGAGACTATAGCTGCTGCTTGA
- the psmA gene encoding archaeal proteasome endopeptidase complex subunit alpha, with protein sequence MMFPPAMAGYDRAITIFSPEGKIYQVEYAGEAVKRGWPTVGVKCRGGVVLVAEKRKISALFDPSSLEKIYLIDEHVAASPSGLLADARILIDYARDVALSHRFIYDEPIDVELLTKAICNLKQQYTQFGGARPFGVALLIAGVDRHGARLFQTDPSGVYIGYFATAIGSDAGTISEYLEKNYKFDIDIRECIELAAKALASAVEISDSNNIEVAYATIEERKIRKMTQDEIATLLTKLPKKT encoded by the coding sequence ATCATGTTCCCACCTGCCATGGCGGGTTACGATAGAGCAATAACTATATTCTCACCTGAGGGAAAAATATATCAAGTAGAATACGCCGGAGAGGCTGTTAAAAGAGGTTGGCCTACCGTCGGCGTAAAGTGTAGAGGCGGCGTTGTATTAGTTGCAGAAAAGAGAAAAATATCCGCTCTGTTTGACCCATCTTCCTTAGAGAAAATTTATCTCATCGATGAACATGTAGCTGCTTCTCCCTCAGGACTTCTGGCAGATGCCAGAATTTTAATAGACTATGCTCGCGACGTGGCGTTAAGCCACAGGTTCATCTATGATGAGCCTATCGACGTAGAGCTTCTCACAAAGGCTATATGTAACTTAAAGCAACAATATACACAATTCGGTGGAGCTAGGCCTTTTGGTGTCGCGTTATTAATTGCCGGAGTTGATAGACATGGCGCCCGTCTATTTCAGACAGATCCTTCAGGAGTTTACATCGGCTATTTTGCTACAGCAATAGGTTCAGATGCCGGCACAATTTCGGAATACCTAGAAAAGAACTATAAATTCGACATTGATATCAGAGAGTGCATAGAGCTTGCAGCTAAAGCCTTGGCCTCCGCCGTAGAGATTTCCGATAGCAACAATATCGAAGTTGCATATGCCACAATTGAGGAGAGAAAAATACGGAAAATGACACAAGACGAAATTGCTACTTTATTAACAAAACTACCTAAGAAGACCTAG
- a CDS encoding RNA-binding domain-containing protein — translation MSCPISLLYARVYIHATEDPEKVLHALENVIRGRYVVKNVRGHYGNVIQIVEMRLYECEALEALKSILVRLDDVEFTLMLTGVEEMRLYLKLDKQQAYRGILKISHGDDTIYLEVRGKTYAVGDMRNFLMSLREALKT, via the coding sequence ATGTCTTGCCCAATTTCCCTCCTTTATGCACGTGTATATATACACGCCACAGAAGATCCTGAGAAAGTCCTACATGCGCTAGAAAACGTAATAAGGGGACGCTATGTTGTAAAAAATGTAAGAGGGCACTATGGCAATGTGATACAGATAGTAGAGATGAGGCTATACGAATGTGAGGCTTTAGAGGCGTTGAAGTCCATCTTGGTGAGGCTCGACGATGTCGAATTTACGCTTATGTTGACAGGAGTAGAGGAAATGCGACTATATTTAAAGCTGGATAAACAACAAGCATATAGAGGAATTTTGAAAATTTCACATGGAGACGATACTATATATTTAGAAGTGAGGGGAAAGACATATGCTGTGGGGGATATGAGAAATTTTCTAATGTCTTTAAGAGAAGCGTTAAAAACCTAA
- a CDS encoding rRNA maturation protein: MVCRVVITTSRNPSKKTREIVNDLVYSLPGSEKIVRGKKSLFAILEEAVACGARYIMFIWDRRGMPSALLFYDITIRNWKPYILKISGVKTREDFPVFIARRPRAKTAAIVDLTKGELGDIFVEIFQYPLLYDLDIVRGRFDTIILVRHGDGYIVEFLGEDLGPRAPLFRINKIIYRYVHV; encoded by the coding sequence GTGGTGTGTCGTGTTGTCATAACAACATCGCGTAACCCCTCTAAAAAAACGCGTGAAATAGTCAACGACTTAGTCTACTCACTGCCTGGCTCTGAGAAGATCGTCAGAGGTAAAAAGTCTCTCTTTGCTATTTTAGAGGAGGCTGTAGCTTGTGGAGCACGTTACATAATGTTTATATGGGATAGAAGAGGTATGCCATCGGCTTTATTATTTTACGACATAACAATTAGAAATTGGAAGCCTTATATACTTAAAATATCAGGAGTAAAAACTAGAGAAGATTTTCCAGTTTTTATTGCTAGAAGACCCCGTGCAAAAACTGCGGCAATTGTGGATTTAACGAAGGGAGAACTCGGCGATATTTTCGTCGAAATTTTTCAATACCCCCTGCTTTATGACCTCGATATTGTCAGAGGGCGTTTTGACACTATAATTTTAGTTAGACACGGTGACGGTTACATAGTTGAGTTTCTAGGCGAAGATCTAGGCCCACGGGCCCCTCTTTTTAGAATAAATAAAATCATATATAGGTATGTACATGTATAA
- a CDS encoding DHH family phosphoesterase — protein MLERLKELLNDAEKVAIVTHKRADADALACARVLELVLTKLGVKVVAIVCPEGSPLGDCMEEPPRDVDVYILADVASLSQVPPLDKRIIRVDHHYLGDDIPGILIDRPSCTEIALELAKEAGVEITPDIAKLAILGIYTDTGKLKRADAKTLQILSYLLEKTGGTLYDIIGGSEENVGERHRIIALLKGMQRLEIYESSIGIICISHVGAYEADLASLLISVGCDIALVASLKDDGVHIIMRSNKFDVASLARSVGTGGGHRGAAVAVISQRVKKSELPKILRSVIRLIDRDAKPL, from the coding sequence ATGTTGGAGAGATTAAAGGAGTTATTAAATGACGCAGAAAAGGTAGCCATTGTAACCCATAAGAGGGCAGACGCCGATGCCCTAGCTTGTGCCAGAGTGTTAGAGCTTGTGCTTACAAAACTTGGTGTGAAAGTTGTTGCTATAGTATGTCCAGAGGGCTCGCCGCTAGGAGACTGTATGGAGGAGCCGCCTCGCGATGTAGACGTGTACATCTTAGCCGACGTAGCCTCACTAAGCCAAGTGCCCCCGCTTGATAAGAGAATTATCAGAGTGGACCACCACTATCTTGGCGATGATATTCCAGGGATTTTAATAGACAGGCCTAGTTGTACCGAAATTGCCTTGGAATTGGCAAAGGAGGCAGGCGTAGAGATAACTCCTGATATTGCCAAGCTGGCCATATTGGGCATCTATACAGATACTGGAAAGTTAAAGAGGGCAGATGCCAAAACTTTACAAATATTGTCATATCTACTTGAAAAAACAGGGGGCACACTCTATGACATTATAGGTGGGAGTGAGGAGAACGTGGGCGAGAGGCACCGTATTATAGCATTATTAAAAGGCATGCAACGTCTAGAGATATATGAATCGTCTATTGGCATTATTTGTATATCGCATGTCGGAGCTTATGAGGCAGATCTAGCATCGCTTTTAATTTCTGTCGGCTGTGACATCGCCCTTGTGGCTTCGCTAAAGGACGACGGAGTCCATATCATTATGAGATCTAATAAGTTTGATGTAGCAAGTCTAGCAAGGTCTGTGGGAACTGGAGGGGGACATAGGGGGGCGGCTGTCGCGGTTATAAGCCAGAGAGTTAAAAAAAGCGAGTTGCCGAAGATTCTAAGGAGCGTCATTAGGTTGATAGATAGAGACGCAAAACCTCTCTAG
- a CDS encoding metal-binding protein, with translation MRCPMYRSTADGLRCILMPPEEWRIRKTQLERYCNNGGNGCPIYAQYLAKKTM, from the coding sequence ATGCGCTGTCCTATGTATCGATCGACAGCCGACGGCCTTCGGTGTATTTTAATGCCGCCTGAAGAATGGCGTATTAGAAAAACGCAACTAGAAAGATATTGCAACAACGGAGGTAACGGATGTCCAATTTATGCTCAGTATCTAGCTAAAAAAACGATGTAA
- a CDS encoding 50S ribosomal protein L37ae gives MPFSHTKIVGPAGRYGARYGMGLRRKITAIEIKQRGKHRCPSCRSLVRLKRLAFGIWQCPKCGFTFAGGAWVPQTVMGKTLTPEELKEVEIQKARWRETGK, from the coding sequence ATGCCCTTTAGTCATACAAAGATTGTAGGCCCTGCGGGGAGATATGGCGCTAGATATGGCATGGGACTTAGACGTAAGATCACCGCAATAGAGATAAAGCAAAGAGGTAAACACAGATGTCCTAGCTGCAGATCGTTAGTAAGACTCAAGAGACTTGCCTTTGGAATTTGGCAATGTCCTAAATGCGGATTTACTTTTGCTGGTGGAGCGTGGGTTCCTCAGACAGTAATGGGCAAGACGTTAACACCAGAGGAGTTGAAAGAAGTAGAGATTCAGAAAGCACGCTGGAGGGAGACCGGCAAATAG
- a CDS encoding prefoldin subunit beta: MAQIPPSLQDLVNRFNQVQAQLQNVLLRKQQYEAELREIEKALTEIEKLPQDAKIYKSVGNFLIPQNRDAALQELRERKELLELHTKTLARQESLLREQIEKLREEINKELSRLKGSVETAKGGG; the protein is encoded by the coding sequence ATGGCACAAATACCCCCATCTCTACAAGACTTAGTTAACAGGTTTAACCAAGTGCAAGCCCAGTTACAAAACGTTCTTCTAAGAAAACAACAATATGAGGCTGAGCTTAGAGAGATCGAAAAAGCGCTTACAGAGATCGAGAAGCTTCCGCAAGATGCCAAGATATACAAAAGCGTAGGTAACTTCCTCATCCCCCAAAATAGAGATGCCGCTTTACAAGAGCTTAGGGAGAGAAAAGAGTTGTTAGAGTTGCATACTAAGACTTTGGCTAGGCAAGAGTCTTTGTTGAGAGAACAGATAGAAAAACTGAGAGAGGAGATAAACAAAGAGCTAAGCAGATTAAAAGGGAGTGTGGAAACGGCGAAGGGCGGGGGATAA